The following coding sequences lie in one Cannabis sativa cultivar Pink pepper isolate KNU-18-1 chromosome 5, ASM2916894v1, whole genome shotgun sequence genomic window:
- the LOC133037845 gene encoding leucine-rich repeat receptor protein kinase HPCA1-like isoform X2: MGGRSLQLFLGFFSVLIHSMSSFTDPSDVAVLQSLKVAWENLPSSWSESQDPCGVKLKWDGVSCEGSRVTELTLPSIGLKGRLEGDIGGLTELRSLDLSSNRNLTGPLSPRILLGCSFSGKIPDEIGNLKELTFLALNLNNFTGNIPASLGKLLNVYWLDLGENELTGTLPVSTSTTPGLDQLLKAKHLHFNKNKLSGPIPEKLFSSKVKLLHILFDGNQFTGTIPSTIGHVTTLEVLRLDRNDLSGEVPSNLNNLINMNELNLAFNKLNGSFPDLTGMNKLNYLDLSNNTFDATEPPTWFSSLQELTTMFVENGPLLGRIPTELFNSSLLQQVKLKNNNFNNTLNMGDNISPQLQLVDLENNDIQSVRAGLYKETLVLVGNPVCETTSIADYNYCRHQQPSTDTYSTSFDCGRTSCPLYQKPSPQSCECKYPFEGTLIFRGPSFRQFTDDRFYNLSESLWKNLSLNQGSVSLQSPTFDTNDYLQIGLALFPSTVEYFDISEILRISFQLNKQIYKPPPEFGPYIFIASPYSFQGAHKGNSIGTGAITGIAASCAVLVVGLVAIAVYAVRQKKRAEKAIRLSRPFASWAPSGRESGGAPQLKGARQFSYDELKKCTSNFTSSNEIGSGGYGKVYRGQLPDGQVVAVKRAQQGSMQGGLEFKTEIELLSRVHHKNLVGLLGFCFDQGEQMLVYEYMPNGTLRESLSGKSGIHLDWKRRLRIALGSARGLAYLHELANPPIIHRDVKTTNILLDETLGAKVADFGLSKLVSDSGKGHVSTQVKGTLGYLDPEYYMTNQLTEKSDVYSFGVVMLELITSKQPIEKGKYIVREVRMSLNRNDVESYGMKEMIDPSIRNTPILIGFGKFLELAMQCVEETAVYRPSMSEVVKAIETILQNDGINTNSTSASSSATDFVGNAKGPLRHPYSNVALLKKDVSGSDHFDYSGGGGYVLSTKIEPK, translated from the exons TTGCGGTTCTCCAGTCATTGAAGGTGGCTTGGGAAAATTTACCTAGTAGCTGGTCAGAATCTCAAGATCCCTGTGGAGTAAAATTAAAATGGGATGGGGTGAGCTGTGAAGGCTCAAGAGTGACTGAATT GACATTGCCATCAATAGGACTCAAAGGGAGACTTGAAGGTGATATTGGGGGCCTTACTGAATTAAGATCCTT GGACTTATCCTCTAACAGAAACCTTACAGGTCCTCTCTCTCCCCG AATCCTACTTGGTTGTAGCTTTAGTGGTAAAATTCCAGATGAAATAGGCAATCTTAAGGAGCTGACCTTCTT AGCTCTGAATTTAAATAACTTCACTGGCAATATACCTGCTTCTTTGGGTAAGCTTTTGAACGTTTATTGGCTGGACTTGGGAGAAAATGAGTTGACTGGAACTCTCCCTGTTTCAACCTCTACCACCCCAGGATTGGACCAACTTCTTAAGGCTAAGCACTT ACATTTCAATAAGAACAAGCTTTCCGGTCCCATTCCAGAAAAACTTTTTAGCTCTAAGGTGAAACTGTTacacat ATTGTTTGATGGAAACCAATTTACTGGAACTATCCCATCAACAATAGGACATGTTACCACTCTTGAGGTTCT TCGGCTTGATAGAAATGATCTATCCGGGGAAGTCCCATCAAATCTCAACAACCTTATAAATATGAATGAATT AAATTTGGCCTTTAACAAATTGAATGGCTCGTTTCCAGACTTAACCGGAATGAATAAGCTAAATTATTT GGACCTGAGTAACAACACATTTGATGCAACAGAGCCTCCAACTTGGTTTTCATCATTGCAAGAACTCACAACTAT GTTCGTTGAAAATGGGCCTCTGCTAGGGCGAATTCCAACTGAGCTATTCAACTCTTCACTGTTGCAGCAAGT GaaactgaaaaataataatttcaataaCACATTGAACATGGGTGACAACATCAGCCCCCAATTGCAGCTAGTTGACTTGGAAAATAATGATATTCAATCAGTAAGAGCTGGACTTTACAAAGAAACATTAGT ACTTGTAGGGAATCCAGTGTGTGAGACTACTAGTATTGCAGATTACAATTACTGCCGACATCAGCAGCCATCTACAGATACATATTCGACAAGCTTTGATTGTGGACGTACATCATGCCCTTTATATCAAAAGCCCAGTCCTCAGAGTTGTGAATGTAAATATCCTTTTGAGGGAACATTAATTTTTAGAGGACCTTCCTTCAGGCAATTTACAGATGATAGGTTTTATAATCTTTCAGAGAGCCTTTGGAAAAACCTTAGCCTTAATCAAGGTTCAGTGTCTCTTCAAAGCCCCACCTTCGATACTAATGACTATCTTCAGATTGGGTTGGCTCTCTTTCCATCTACAGTAGAGTATTTTGATATATCTGAGATTCTGAGGATTAGTTTTCAATTGAATAAACAAATTTACAAGCCGCCACCAGAATTTGGACCATATATTTTCATTGCATCTCCTTATTCCTTTCAAG GAGCACATAAAGGAAATTCTATAGGCACTGGAGCAATTACTGGGATAGCAGCTAGCTGTGCAGTTTTGGTTGTAGGCCTTGTTGCCATAGCAGTATATGCCGTTCGTCAGAAAAAACGTGCTGAAAAGGCCATAAGATTAAGTAGACCTTTCG CTTCCTGGGCACCAAGTGGGCGAGAGAGTGGAGGTGCACCACAACTCAAGGGAGCACGACAGTTTTCATATGATGAACTTAAGAAGTGCACCAGTAATTTTACTTCAAGTAATGAGATTGGATCTGGTGGCTATGGCAAA GTTTACAGGGGACAGCTTCCTGATGGACAAGTAGTGGCTGTCAAAAGAGCTCAACAAGGATCAATGCAAGGTGGACTCGAATTCAAGACTGAAATTGAGTTGCTCTCTCGTGTTCATCACAAAAATCTTGTTGGCCTTCTTGGTTTTTGTTTTGATCAAGGAGAACAAATGTTGGTATATGAGTATATGCCAAATGGAACGCTAAGGGAAAGCTTGTCCG GCAAATCTGGTATTCATCTCGATTGGAAGAGGAGACTTCGCATAGCTCTTGGCTCAGCAAGAGGACTTGCTTACCTACATGAGCTAGCAAATCCTCCAATAATTCACAGGGATGTCAAAACAACCAATATTCTACTAGATGAAACTTTAGGAGCAAAGGTTGCAGATTTTGGCTTGTCTAAGCTGGTCTCAGACAGCGGAAAAGGACATGTTTCAACTCAAGTCAAAGGCACTCTG GGTTATCTTGATCCGGAGTACTACATGACTAACCAATTAACAGAGAAGAGTGATGTGTATAGTTTTGGTGTTGTTATGCTTGAGCTTATAACTTCGAAGCAACCAATCGAGAAGGGAAAGTATATTGTTCGCGAAGTACGAATGTCATTGAATAGAAACGATGTGGAGAGTTACGGCATGAAGGAGATGATTGATCCATCCATTAGAAATACTCCAATTCTTATTGGCTTTGGCAAATTCTTGGAGTTGGCCATGCAATGCGTTGAAGAGACAGCTGTTTATCGTCCGTCAATGAGTGAAGTTGTTAAGGCTATTGAAACCATTTTACAGAATGATGGTATTAATACCAACTCAACATCAGCATCCTCTTCCGCCACTGATTTTGTTGGAAATGCCAAAGGCCCTCTTAGACATCCTTATAGTAATGTTGCTTTGCTTAAAAAGGATGTTAGTGGTAGTGACCACTTTGATTATAGTGGTGGTGGTGGATACGTACTCTCAACAAAGATTGAACCCAAGTAG
- the LOC133037845 gene encoding leucine-rich repeat receptor protein kinase HPCA1-like isoform X1 → MGGRSLQLFLGFFSVLIHSMSSFTDPSDVAVLQSLKVAWENLPSSWSESQDPCGVKLKWDGVSCEGSRVTELTLPSIGLKGRLEGDIGGLTELRSLDLSSNRNLTGPLSPRLGDLKNLNSLILLGCSFSGKIPDEIGNLKELTFLALNLNNFTGNIPASLGKLLNVYWLDLGENELTGTLPVSTSTTPGLDQLLKAKHLHFNKNKLSGPIPEKLFSSKVKLLHILFDGNQFTGTIPSTIGHVTTLEVLRLDRNDLSGEVPSNLNNLINMNELNLAFNKLNGSFPDLTGMNKLNYLDLSNNTFDATEPPTWFSSLQELTTMFVENGPLLGRIPTELFNSSLLQQVKLKNNNFNNTLNMGDNISPQLQLVDLENNDIQSVRAGLYKETLVLVGNPVCETTSIADYNYCRHQQPSTDTYSTSFDCGRTSCPLYQKPSPQSCECKYPFEGTLIFRGPSFRQFTDDRFYNLSESLWKNLSLNQGSVSLQSPTFDTNDYLQIGLALFPSTVEYFDISEILRISFQLNKQIYKPPPEFGPYIFIASPYSFQGAHKGNSIGTGAITGIAASCAVLVVGLVAIAVYAVRQKKRAEKAIRLSRPFASWAPSGRESGGAPQLKGARQFSYDELKKCTSNFTSSNEIGSGGYGKVYRGQLPDGQVVAVKRAQQGSMQGGLEFKTEIELLSRVHHKNLVGLLGFCFDQGEQMLVYEYMPNGTLRESLSGKSGIHLDWKRRLRIALGSARGLAYLHELANPPIIHRDVKTTNILLDETLGAKVADFGLSKLVSDSGKGHVSTQVKGTLGYLDPEYYMTNQLTEKSDVYSFGVVMLELITSKQPIEKGKYIVREVRMSLNRNDVESYGMKEMIDPSIRNTPILIGFGKFLELAMQCVEETAVYRPSMSEVVKAIETILQNDGINTNSTSASSSATDFVGNAKGPLRHPYSNVALLKKDVSGSDHFDYSGGGGYVLSTKIEPK, encoded by the exons TTGCGGTTCTCCAGTCATTGAAGGTGGCTTGGGAAAATTTACCTAGTAGCTGGTCAGAATCTCAAGATCCCTGTGGAGTAAAATTAAAATGGGATGGGGTGAGCTGTGAAGGCTCAAGAGTGACTGAATT GACATTGCCATCAATAGGACTCAAAGGGAGACTTGAAGGTGATATTGGGGGCCTTACTGAATTAAGATCCTT GGACTTATCCTCTAACAGAAACCTTACAGGTCCTCTCTCTCCCCGGTTAGGCGATTTGAAAAACTTGAATAGTTT AATCCTACTTGGTTGTAGCTTTAGTGGTAAAATTCCAGATGAAATAGGCAATCTTAAGGAGCTGACCTTCTT AGCTCTGAATTTAAATAACTTCACTGGCAATATACCTGCTTCTTTGGGTAAGCTTTTGAACGTTTATTGGCTGGACTTGGGAGAAAATGAGTTGACTGGAACTCTCCCTGTTTCAACCTCTACCACCCCAGGATTGGACCAACTTCTTAAGGCTAAGCACTT ACATTTCAATAAGAACAAGCTTTCCGGTCCCATTCCAGAAAAACTTTTTAGCTCTAAGGTGAAACTGTTacacat ATTGTTTGATGGAAACCAATTTACTGGAACTATCCCATCAACAATAGGACATGTTACCACTCTTGAGGTTCT TCGGCTTGATAGAAATGATCTATCCGGGGAAGTCCCATCAAATCTCAACAACCTTATAAATATGAATGAATT AAATTTGGCCTTTAACAAATTGAATGGCTCGTTTCCAGACTTAACCGGAATGAATAAGCTAAATTATTT GGACCTGAGTAACAACACATTTGATGCAACAGAGCCTCCAACTTGGTTTTCATCATTGCAAGAACTCACAACTAT GTTCGTTGAAAATGGGCCTCTGCTAGGGCGAATTCCAACTGAGCTATTCAACTCTTCACTGTTGCAGCAAGT GaaactgaaaaataataatttcaataaCACATTGAACATGGGTGACAACATCAGCCCCCAATTGCAGCTAGTTGACTTGGAAAATAATGATATTCAATCAGTAAGAGCTGGACTTTACAAAGAAACATTAGT ACTTGTAGGGAATCCAGTGTGTGAGACTACTAGTATTGCAGATTACAATTACTGCCGACATCAGCAGCCATCTACAGATACATATTCGACAAGCTTTGATTGTGGACGTACATCATGCCCTTTATATCAAAAGCCCAGTCCTCAGAGTTGTGAATGTAAATATCCTTTTGAGGGAACATTAATTTTTAGAGGACCTTCCTTCAGGCAATTTACAGATGATAGGTTTTATAATCTTTCAGAGAGCCTTTGGAAAAACCTTAGCCTTAATCAAGGTTCAGTGTCTCTTCAAAGCCCCACCTTCGATACTAATGACTATCTTCAGATTGGGTTGGCTCTCTTTCCATCTACAGTAGAGTATTTTGATATATCTGAGATTCTGAGGATTAGTTTTCAATTGAATAAACAAATTTACAAGCCGCCACCAGAATTTGGACCATATATTTTCATTGCATCTCCTTATTCCTTTCAAG GAGCACATAAAGGAAATTCTATAGGCACTGGAGCAATTACTGGGATAGCAGCTAGCTGTGCAGTTTTGGTTGTAGGCCTTGTTGCCATAGCAGTATATGCCGTTCGTCAGAAAAAACGTGCTGAAAAGGCCATAAGATTAAGTAGACCTTTCG CTTCCTGGGCACCAAGTGGGCGAGAGAGTGGAGGTGCACCACAACTCAAGGGAGCACGACAGTTTTCATATGATGAACTTAAGAAGTGCACCAGTAATTTTACTTCAAGTAATGAGATTGGATCTGGTGGCTATGGCAAA GTTTACAGGGGACAGCTTCCTGATGGACAAGTAGTGGCTGTCAAAAGAGCTCAACAAGGATCAATGCAAGGTGGACTCGAATTCAAGACTGAAATTGAGTTGCTCTCTCGTGTTCATCACAAAAATCTTGTTGGCCTTCTTGGTTTTTGTTTTGATCAAGGAGAACAAATGTTGGTATATGAGTATATGCCAAATGGAACGCTAAGGGAAAGCTTGTCCG GCAAATCTGGTATTCATCTCGATTGGAAGAGGAGACTTCGCATAGCTCTTGGCTCAGCAAGAGGACTTGCTTACCTACATGAGCTAGCAAATCCTCCAATAATTCACAGGGATGTCAAAACAACCAATATTCTACTAGATGAAACTTTAGGAGCAAAGGTTGCAGATTTTGGCTTGTCTAAGCTGGTCTCAGACAGCGGAAAAGGACATGTTTCAACTCAAGTCAAAGGCACTCTG GGTTATCTTGATCCGGAGTACTACATGACTAACCAATTAACAGAGAAGAGTGATGTGTATAGTTTTGGTGTTGTTATGCTTGAGCTTATAACTTCGAAGCAACCAATCGAGAAGGGAAAGTATATTGTTCGCGAAGTACGAATGTCATTGAATAGAAACGATGTGGAGAGTTACGGCATGAAGGAGATGATTGATCCATCCATTAGAAATACTCCAATTCTTATTGGCTTTGGCAAATTCTTGGAGTTGGCCATGCAATGCGTTGAAGAGACAGCTGTTTATCGTCCGTCAATGAGTGAAGTTGTTAAGGCTATTGAAACCATTTTACAGAATGATGGTATTAATACCAACTCAACATCAGCATCCTCTTCCGCCACTGATTTTGTTGGAAATGCCAAAGGCCCTCTTAGACATCCTTATAGTAATGTTGCTTTGCTTAAAAAGGATGTTAGTGGTAGTGACCACTTTGATTATAGTGGTGGTGGTGGATACGTACTCTCAACAAAGATTGAACCCAAGTAG
- the LOC133038211 gene encoding uncharacterized protein LOC133038211 — MLYGRKCRSPLHWDELGENKLLGPDAVQHTNEAIQKIRDRMITAQSRQKSYADLKRRDIEFEVGDHVFLRVTPRKGLSVKRFGKRGKLSPRYVGPFQILDRVGSVAYRIALPPSLSGVHNVFHVSQLRKYVSDPSHVLSYETLGLQEDLSYNERPVKILDQKDRILRNKTITLVKVLWRNSVVEEATWELESDMREQYPELFE, encoded by the coding sequence atgttgtatggaagaaaatgcaggTCTCCACTGCATTGGGATGAGTTGGGAGAGAACAAACTCCTAGGGCCAGATGCAGTTCAGCACACCAACGAAGCTATTCAGAAGATCAGGGATAGAATGATCACAGCTCAGAGCAGACAGAAATCTTATGCAGACCTGAAGCGGAGGGACATTGAGTTCGAAGTGGGTGATCATGTGTTTCTTCGAGTGACACCACGAAAAGGACTCTCAGTGAAGAGATTTGGTAAGAGAGGGAAACTAAGTCCTAGATATGTTGGTCCATTTCAGATATTGGATAGAGTGGGCAGTGTAGCTTATAGAATAGCTTTACCGCCATCATTATCTGGGgtgcataatgtatttcatgtatctCAACTCCGGAAATATGTGTCAGACCCATCGCATGTTTTGAGCTATGAAACACTGGGTTTGCAGGAAGATTTGTCCTACAATGAACGTCCGGTGAAGATTCTTGATCAAAAGGATAGGATTTTGAGAAATAAGACAATTACCCTGGTGAAAGTCCTATGGAGAAACAGTGTGGTTGAGGAAGCTACTTGGGAGCTTGAATCTGATATGCGAGAACAATATCCAGAATTATTTGagtaa